In Numidum massiliense, a single genomic region encodes these proteins:
- the fadH gene encoding 2,4-dienoyl-CoA reductase → MKDKVVIVTGGSSGMGKAMAKKFAQQGARVAITGRNVERLEATKAEIEQADGQVLTVPMDVRDPEKVKHTVEETKRAFGKIDFLVNNAAGNFLCPAEDLSINGWHAVIDIVLNGTWYCSQAVGKDWIATGHKGSILNIVATYAWSAGAGVIHSACAKSGVLTMTRTLAVEWGTKYGIRVNAIAPGPIANTGGADRLFESEEAYKRTLKSVPLGRLGQPEEIADLASFLFSPQAAYINGECVTMDGGQWLGLKPF, encoded by the coding sequence ATGAAGGATAAGGTTGTCATTGTAACAGGCGGAAGTAGTGGCATGGGGAAAGCGATGGCGAAAAAATTCGCACAGCAAGGGGCGCGCGTTGCGATTACCGGAAGGAACGTGGAGCGGTTAGAAGCGACTAAAGCTGAGATCGAACAGGCGGACGGACAAGTCCTCACCGTACCGATGGACGTGCGCGATCCGGAAAAAGTAAAGCACACAGTGGAGGAGACGAAACGGGCGTTTGGGAAAATTGACTTTCTCGTCAACAATGCAGCGGGTAACTTTTTATGTCCGGCAGAAGATTTATCGATTAACGGCTGGCACGCGGTCATTGACATCGTGCTCAACGGGACGTGGTACTGTTCCCAGGCTGTCGGCAAAGACTGGATCGCTACAGGCCACAAAGGGAGTATTCTCAACATCGTCGCCACGTACGCTTGGTCAGCCGGCGCGGGCGTCATTCACTCCGCATGCGCCAAATCAGGTGTCTTGACGATGACGCGTACGCTCGCCGTCGAATGGGGGACGAAGTACGGTATTCGCGTCAATGCGATTGCACCTGGACCGATTGCCAACACGGGCGGTGCCGACCGTCTCTTCGAGTCGGAGGAAGCGTACAAGCGGACATTGAAAAGTGTGCCGTTAGGCCGCTTGGGGCAACCGGAAGAGATCGCTGACCTCGCCAGCTTTTTATTTTCGCCGCAGGCGGCGTACATAAACGGCGAGTGCGTCACGATGGACGGGGGACAGTGGCTCGGGCTCAAACCGTTTTGA
- a CDS encoding DUF5068 domain-containing protein translates to MACSNHRNSNLGIVTDSNDVSVLFTNKDPKYEQDMDGFKVTVDEYQIVQVKDMHADMAMRFKDETDGYVVTAKVTVDNQTDKAMYYPLSMTIQRKDMFDASPADTHTFVREEDRLKSKKESETSKFAAGEKVTGLVTFRMTNEEFDGLAKVQPKLIIDGGAADNKDFKGRFHGEAAFDFIYSDDQQKKSPNNPIFIMIASSLTTWPRKNDL, encoded by the coding sequence TTGGCCTGTTCAAACCACCGTAACAGCAACCTTGGCATCGTCACCGATTCCAATGACGTTTCAGTCCTCTTCACAAACAAAGACCCAAAATACGAGCAGGATATGGACGGTTTCAAAGTAACGGTGGACGAATACCAAATCGTACAAGTAAAAGATATGCACGCCGATATGGCCATGCGTTTTAAAGATGAGACGGACGGCTATGTCGTAACGGCTAAAGTAACGGTCGACAACCAGACGGATAAAGCGATGTACTACCCGCTATCGATGACTATTCAACGAAAAGACATGTTTGATGCGTCCCCTGCTGACACCCATACGTTCGTCCGTGAAGAAGATCGCTTAAAATCAAAAAAAGAATCGGAAACAAGTAAATTTGCCGCGGGGGAAAAAGTGACTGGCCTCGTGACCTTCCGAATGACGAATGAGGAGTTCGACGGATTGGCGAAGGTCCAACCAAAACTCATCATCGACGGCGGAGCTGCCGATAACAAAGATTTCAAAGGAAGGTTCCATGGAGAAGCCGCCTTCGACTTTATTTATAGCGATGACCAGCAAAAAAAGTCGCCGAACAACCCGATTTTTATAATGATCGCCTCGTCACTGACAACATGGCCGAGAAAAAATGATCTTTGA
- a CDS encoding DUF5068 domain-containing protein — MKVQKVLMAFVLAIALLVAGCGKDEKKDAAGEKEMPKAEQAKDDKKEDKPEEDEAKDEDKDGDDEQKEEGKDDAPAGKDGILNPYIEEESGGDVSVVYTNKEPDYVHDQNGFKVTVDEYQIVHVKDVNKDSESYFKGATEGYVVTARVTADNQTGKVKFYHKLMNIQIKDQFDLANGNPTTFIREEDRLLSKAGKTGRMNEVAKFEAGEKVTGFMTFILTEERYKALASVQPKFIIKGNAADDNEGKGGFKGDATFDFIYSDDQKKKLAEQPDFYEDEIVTDYVADKEMIFEKTDIDETEKLSGVNVTLEGVQYTEITPTESTKGKFRNFGDSGIVAITVKFTLDNQSKKSISAVDSPSKITLDDNRGWIHSGSFEPREPDEIKPGEKGEKLAVFLMRKDEFGIIKKFELEFGPIRDMNFKDVSKGHTVKFTLPTPKK; from the coding sequence ATGAAAGTGCAAAAAGTGCTCATGGCCTTCGTCCTTGCCATCGCCCTGCTCGTCGCGGGCTGTGGCAAAGACGAGAAAAAAGATGCTGCGGGTGAGAAGGAAATGCCGAAAGCAGAACAAGCGAAGGACGACAAGAAAGAAGACAAGCCTGAAGAGGATGAGGCGAAGGACGAGGACAAAGACGGTGACGACGAGCAAAAAGAGGAGGGCAAAGATGATGCGCCCGCAGGTAAGGATGGCATTTTGAATCCGTACATCGAAGAAGAGTCGGGGGGAGATGTCTCGGTCGTCTACACAAACAAAGAACCCGATTACGTGCACGATCAGAACGGTTTTAAAGTAACGGTCGACGAATATCAAATTGTGCATGTGAAAGACGTAAATAAAGACTCTGAATCCTACTTCAAAGGTGCAACTGAAGGCTACGTTGTTACTGCACGAGTGACAGCTGACAACCAGACAGGCAAGGTGAAGTTCTATCATAAACTGATGAATATCCAAATAAAAGACCAATTCGATTTGGCTAATGGTAATCCGACAACTTTTATTAGAGAGGAAGATCGGCTATTATCAAAGGCTGGTAAAACAGGTAGGATGAATGAGGTAGCTAAGTTTGAAGCGGGTGAAAAAGTAACAGGCTTTATGACGTTCATATTGACCGAAGAACGATATAAAGCGCTAGCTTCTGTCCAGCCAAAATTTATAATTAAGGGGAACGCTGCTGATGACAATGAAGGGAAGGGAGGATTTAAAGGAGATGCCACCTTCGACTTCATCTACAGCGACGACCAAAAAAAGAAGTTGGCCGAGCAACCGGATTTTTATGAAGACGAGATTGTAACCGATTACGTTGCGGATAAGGAAATGATTTTCGAGAAAACTGACATCGACGAGACAGAAAAGCTGAGCGGTGTCAACGTGACGCTAGAAGGTGTCCAATATACAGAAATTACGCCGACGGAATCTACCAAGGGAAAGTTCAGAAACTTTGGTGACAGTGGAATTGTCGCGATCACTGTAAAGTTCACCTTGGACAACCAGTCTAAAAAGTCGATCAGTGCAGTAGATTCACCGTCGAAAATCACTCTTGACGATAATCGCGGTTGGATTCACTCGGGTAGCTTTGAACCAAGAGAGCCTGATGAAATCAAACCGGGGGAAAAAGGCGAAAAACTAGCGGTGTTTTTAATGCGCAAAGATGAATTTGGCATCATTAAGAAGTTTGAACTTGAATTCGGCCCGATTAGAGATATGAACTTCAAAGATGTATCCAAAGGTCACACCGTTAAGTTCACGCTACCAACTCCAAAAAAATAA
- a CDS encoding DUF1002 domain-containing protein — protein MNNKMTTRWKKIGVWCALLAVCTFLLPSVALADAVVGETVVTLGANLTPEQRQQILKEMGVSENEVQVLEVTNAEEHKYLGNYMSKAMIGTRAISSAKITLTKGGSGINVDTNNVELANSIYANALVTAGVKDADVYVTAPVLVSGTAGLTGIIKAFEVAMDETISEEQKQVANEEMVKTGELGETYGEDKIADLMMRLKEEIAKNKPESKEEMKQLIINVAGDMNINLNNADVDKINDLMMRISKLDIDWDQLKNQVDQVRNNLGDMINSEEGRNFLQKALDAIVSFFKAIIDWFASLFGGGSDSALAASIVPPAPEMRSAQVAFPLPLLGQGALSLEQGAPATAYGLLSTGAGSAV, from the coding sequence ATGAACAACAAGATGACTACCAGATGGAAAAAAATAGGCGTTTGGTGTGCGCTGTTGGCAGTGTGCACGTTCCTTTTGCCGAGCGTCGCTCTAGCAGATGCTGTCGTTGGGGAGACGGTCGTGACATTAGGGGCGAACTTGACGCCGGAGCAGCGACAACAAATTTTGAAGGAGATGGGCGTGTCCGAGAACGAGGTGCAAGTATTAGAAGTAACGAATGCCGAAGAGCACAAGTACTTGGGCAATTATATGAGTAAAGCGATGATCGGCACGCGTGCGATCTCCTCGGCGAAAATTACGCTGACGAAAGGCGGATCCGGCATTAATGTCGACACGAACAACGTCGAGTTAGCGAACTCGATTTACGCTAACGCGTTAGTGACGGCAGGGGTTAAGGACGCCGACGTGTATGTGACGGCACCGGTACTCGTGTCGGGGACGGCTGGGTTAACCGGGATTATTAAAGCATTTGAAGTGGCGATGGACGAAACGATTAGCGAAGAACAGAAACAAGTGGCTAACGAAGAAATGGTTAAAACGGGTGAACTCGGGGAAACGTACGGCGAGGATAAAATTGCGGATCTCATGATGCGGCTTAAAGAAGAAATTGCAAAAAACAAGCCGGAGTCGAAAGAAGAGATGAAGCAGCTCATCATTAATGTCGCCGGTGATATGAACATAAATCTAAACAATGCCGATGTCGATAAAATTAACGATCTGATGATGCGGATTTCTAAGCTGGACATCGATTGGGATCAGTTAAAAAACCAAGTGGACCAGGTGCGCAATAATTTAGGTGACATGATTAATTCGGAGGAAGGGCGCAACTTTTTGCAGAAGGCGCTCGACGCGATTGTCTCGTTTTTTAAAGCGATTATCGATTGGTTTGCCAGCTTATTCGGCGGTGGCAGCGATTCGGCGCTAGCTGCGTCGATCGTGCCACCCGCGCCAGAGATGCGAAGTGCGCAAGTGGCTTTTCCGCTTCCTCTGTTAGGGCAAGGGGCTCTTTCTTTGGAACAAGGAGCTCCAGCTACGGCGTACGGGCTTCTGTCCACGGGTGCGGGCTCTGCTGTATAA
- a CDS encoding tetratricopeptide repeat protein, translating to MSKFFGFYLLFVLFRDPLAAFIIIVLIFLLIDQRYMRLFPRSLKRLQGWKKQRQLLRELALNPYNVTDKLEVGRLYATRKRYAQGIPYLEEALARMPEHAEGLYYLGLSYLYTGREADGLTKVEAALALNPRVRYGEPYAKVAEYFARKNAYERALKFLERCDEAGLVNTQLAYRKGQLLKKLGRRTEAKASFEQAVQYYATSPKYIKKEERRWALRARWAKLRM from the coding sequence ATGTCGAAGTTTTTCGGTTTTTACTTGTTATTTGTTCTATTCCGTGATCCCCTTGCTGCATTCATTATTATTGTCCTTATCTTTCTCCTCATCGACCAGCGTTATATGCGCTTGTTTCCGCGCTCGCTGAAGCGATTGCAAGGGTGGAAAAAACAGCGGCAGCTTTTGCGCGAGTTAGCGTTAAATCCTTACAATGTAACAGATAAACTCGAAGTCGGTCGCTTGTACGCCACACGTAAACGGTATGCGCAAGGGATTCCCTATTTAGAAGAAGCTCTGGCGCGTATGCCGGAGCACGCGGAAGGATTGTACTACTTAGGGTTAAGTTACTTGTACACGGGACGGGAAGCGGATGGATTAACGAAAGTTGAAGCGGCATTGGCGTTAAACCCACGCGTCCGCTACGGAGAACCGTATGCGAAAGTAGCAGAGTATTTTGCCCGCAAAAACGCTTACGAACGGGCGCTTAAGTTTTTGGAACGCTGTGACGAGGCGGGCTTAGTGAACACGCAGCTAGCCTACCGCAAAGGGCAGCTACTGAAAAAGCTTGGCAGGCGGACCGAAGCGAAAGCCTCCTTTGAACAGGCGGTTCAGTATTACGCGACATCACCCAAATATATAAAGAAAGAAGAGCGGCGCTGGGCACTGCGCGCGCGGTGGGCCAAGCTGCGCATGTAA
- a CDS encoding helix-turn-helix domain-containing protein: MKRKEQNGKPLLTNREREVFELLVQDKTTKEIAQQLFISEKTVRNHISNVMQKLTVKGRSQAVVELVRLGELQI; the protein is encoded by the coding sequence TTGAAGCGAAAGGAACAAAATGGGAAGCCTTTGCTGACGAACCGGGAGCGGGAAGTATTTGAGCTACTCGTGCAAGACAAGACGACAAAAGAAATCGCACAACAATTATTTATTAGCGAAAAGACAGTCCGAAACCACATCTCCAACGTCATGCAAAAATTAACCGTCAAAGGTCGGTCACAGGCTGTTGTTGAATTAGTTCGACTTGGGGAGTTGCAAATATAG